Proteins co-encoded in one Sebastes umbrosus isolate fSebUmb1 chromosome 20, fSebUmb1.pri, whole genome shotgun sequence genomic window:
- the tmem94 gene encoding transmembrane protein 94 isoform X3 codes for MVLKMGEGIFLRKKSSDEDAKTLGLSTGQALSKLRDQLSSLLEQHQRAAPRRASVQEQWVNSFLYHGNRHSCLHWPGAALTLLVVLGLFCCYGSQPKGSSGIEFVNAAALLLLLLLNLLLSRRQERLKRSEMVRRLKGIITQLSDYLSGCVSDLRWSPSMYPDLYTPSSPSWSLHWTYRDSHLVNLPISLLVEGDIIALRPGQEAFASLRGIKDDEHIVLEPGDLFPPFSPPPSPRGTEKRGPQSPQQHRLFRVVRTPVLDIVRNSLEMALTRPITVLDNERFTVQSVIAKRVCPVVLVAFLLVNTVRYFCDAPSLTPPCFNFFQLQLMGVLPILPLLFPVMWVLLNAFGEARVLAEFSRASPAGLLAKFSEDTLSSYTEVVSSQELLRCVWRHFVGVLKGESQTLCYTSSLLHTLGSVTVLCTVDKQGILSWPNPSPETVLFFSGRVEPPHNSQDDLRDDLSVSSYCRMETDDDRDEAQEAEALLCLPAESSVQLGEGPEPSETSHDTARSTDTFRLRRACQPAHTRTKHHSGSNVSFSHDTEGGEDGQAQDYGMGCPEAEADDFVCDYHLEMLSLSQDQQNPASIQFDDLSWQCHLPSLKPLGLNIMLNLCNANVTQQLCRFSDHLSNMALQESHGTVLPVYVPWGLCELSRLIGFTPGARELFKQENHLALYQLPTGEKTKEFPSRRLHYFIKRQPPISHLISLFVRDSSSNNVQMLSHGSADLILEACTDFWDGTDIYPLSGSDRKKVLDFYQRACLSGYCSAFAYKPMQVSLSSQLNGKCVELASGPCLFSGVELPSTTPIKHTSCRNSWSSDEGIGEGVEREDCVQALSGQIFMGMVSSQFQARLDTVRLIDALVTACIRFVYFSMEDELRSKVFAEKMGLETGWNCHVSLTPNGDSPCDGAPNSPGHGSLHEDLNQDSRDEAEGPLLPEDCDLASFQPTDSDVPSFLEDCNRAKLPRGIHQVRPHLKNIDNVPLLVPLFTDCTPDTMCEMMKIMQENREVTCCLGSSANFRNSRLFLQSDLSIALDPLYPSQCSWETFGYATGGGFNDRDVEGLSPLRLSGQLNSLGCCVTFHQGESVSMVKLIEQARHTTYGIRKCFLFLLQCQLSLVVIQFLACLAQLPPPMNTTDILWLSCFSCPLLSVSFLGKPPDSSVMTVATGKNLDAIPRKTQNYFLGCFLLKFGLTVCAYLVAFGFTLHQLCIRGNSILADNSTLADNTTVNCLYIPSSSDDAPRWFSELSNGLLLTQKVMAGFLVLHTVVISLSYVHRSQPLWRKSPLRNTWWCLTVPVVLLSQIVQATVDYQLWRDRGSLLTFHLADIPLLAWLLVSLSPLVVVLVNEVVKLHEIRVRVRYQKRQKLQFETKLGMNSPF; via the exons CTCAGCAGCCTGCTGGAGCAGCACCAAAGAGCTGCACCCAGACGAGCCTCTGTACAG GAACAGTGGGTGAATAGCTTCCTTTACCATGGCAACCGTCACTCCTGTCTCCATTGGCCGGGAGCTGCCCTCACTCTACTGGTGGTGCTGGGACTCTTCTGTTGCTATGGCAGCCAGCCAAAGGGCAG TTCTGGTATAGAGTTTGTGAACGCTGCAgccctactcctcctcctcctgctgaacCTGCTGCTGAGCAGACGTCAGGAGCGGCTGAAGAGGAGCGAGATGGTCCGCCGTCTCAAGGGCATCATCACACAGCTCAGCG ACTATCTGTCAGGGTGTGTGAGTGACTTGCGGTGGTCTCCATCTATGTACCCTGATCTGTACACACCCTCATCCCCATCATGGTCCCTTCACTGGACCTACCGCGACTCCCATTTGGTTAACCTGCCCATCAGTCTGCTGGTGGAAGGAGACATCATCGCTCTGAGGCCTGGCCAAGAGGCGTTCGCATCCCTCAGAGGCATTAAG GATGATGAGCACATTGTGTTGGAGCCAGGAGATTTATTCCCCCctttctcccctcctccttccccaCGGGGCACTGAGAAGAGAGGACCCCAGAGTCCCCAGCAACACCGTCTCTTCAGAGTGGTCCGGACTCCAGTACTGGACATAGTCAG gaaCAGTTTGGAGATGGCGTTGACTCGACCAATCACAGTGCTAGATAATGAGAGGTTTACAGTGCAGTCGGTTATCGCCAAGCGAGTTTGTCCAGTTGTTCTG GTGGCATTCCTGCTAGTGAACACTGTCCGCTATTTTTGTGATGCACCCAGCCTCACCCCCCCCTGCTTCAATTTCTTTCAACTTCAG TTGATGGGTGTTCTGCCCATCTTGCCCCTGCTCTTCCCCGTCATGTGGGTGCTGTTGAATGCCTTCGGAGAGGCCAGGGTCCTCGCTGAGTTCAGCCGCGCATCACCAGCTGGTCTG CTTGCTAAATTCTCTGAGGACACTCTAAGCAGCTACACCGAAGTGGTTTCCTCCCAG gagttGCTGCGTTGTGTGTGGAGACACTTTGTTGGCGTCCTGAAGGGGGAGTCTCAGACACTCTGTTATACTTCCAGCCTTTTACACACTCTGGGATCCGTCACT gtgcTGTGTACTGTGGACAAGCAGGGCATCCTGTCGTGGCCTAACCCCAGTCCAGAGACTGTGCTGTTCTTCAGTGGACGAGTGGAGCCGCCTCACAACAGCCAGGATGATCTCAGAGACGACCTGTCTGTCAGCTCCTACTGCCGAATGGAGACGGATGATGACCGcgatgag GCCCAGGAGGCGGAGGCTCTGCTCTGTCTACCAGCAGAGTCCTCAGTCCAGCTTGGGGAGGGGCCCGAGCCCAGCGAGACGTCACATGACACCGCCCGCTCGACCGACACATTCCGGCTGCGGCGCGCCTGCCAGCCTGCACACACTCGCACCAAACACCACTCTGGATCCAACGTGAGCTTCAGCCATGACACTGAGGGAGGCGAGGATGGCCAGGCCCAG GACTATGGGATGGGCTGCCCGGAGGCGGAGGCCGACGACTTTGTGTGCGACTACCACCTGGAGATGCTGAGCCTGTCGCAGGACCAGCAGAACCCGGCCAGCATCCAGTTCGACGACCTCTCCTGGCAGTGCCACCTGCCGTCCCTCAAGCCGCTGGGCCTCAACATCATGCTGAACCTGTGCAACGCCAACGTCACCCAGCAGCTCTGCCGCTTCTCCGACCACCTGTCCAACATGGCGCTGCAGGAGAGCCACGGCACCGTGCTGCCCGTCTACGTCCCCTGGGGGCTCTGCGAGCTCTCCAGGCTCATAG gaTTCACTCCTGGTGCGAGGGAGCTGTTTAAACAGGAGAACCACTTGGCACTGTACCAACTGCCAACAGGAGAGAAGACGAAGGAGTTCCCGTCCCGTCGCCTTCATTACTTCatcaaacgccagcctcccaTCTCCCACCTTATCTCCCTGTTTGTACGAGACTCTTCCTCCA ATAACGTCCAAATGCTGTCGCATGGCTCGGCCGACCTCATCCTGGAGGCCTGCACTGACTTCTGGGATGGAACTGACATCTATCCCCTCTCAGGCTCAGACAG AAAGAAGGTTCTGGACTTCTACCAGCGTGCGTGTCTGTCAGGCTACTGCTCAGCATTCGCCTACAAACCCATGCAGGTATCCTTGTCCAGCCAGCTGAATGGGAAGTGTGTGGAGTTGGCCTCCGGTCCCTGCCTCTTCTCCGGAGTGGAGCTGCCCTCCACCACCCCCATCAAACACACCTCCTGCAGGAACAGCTGGAGCTCCGACG AGGGTATAGGTGAGGGAGTGGAGCGCGAGGACTGTGTTCAGGCCCTGAGTGGGCAGATCTTCATGGGTATGGTATCGTCTCAGTTCCAGGCGAGGCTGGACACAGTCCGGCTCATCGATGCCCTGGTCACCGCTTGTATCCGGTTTGTTTACTTTTCCATGGAGGACGAGCTCCGCAGCAAG GTTTTTGCAGAGAAGATGGGTTTAGAGACAGGCTGGAACTGTCACGTCTCCTTGACTCCCAACGGAGACAGTCCCTGTGATGGAGCTCCAAACAGCCCTGGTCACGGTTCCCTTCATGAAGACCTGAACCAAG ATTCTCGGGACGAAGCAGAAGGTCCACTGCTGCCGGAGGACTGTGACCTGGCCAGTTTCCAGCCCACAGACAGTGATGTGCCCAGCTTTCTGGAGGACTGCAACAGG GCCAAGCTACCTCGTGGTATCCACCAGGTTCGTCCTCATTTGAAGAACATTGATAATGTGCCTCTTTTGGTGCCACTCTTCACTGACTGCACCCCTGACA CCATGTGTGAGATGATGAAAATCATGCAGGAGAACAGGGAGGTTACATGCTGTCTGGGAAGCTCCGCCAATTTCCGCAACAGCCGCCTGTTCCTACAGAGTGACCTCAG CATCGCTCTGGACCCTCTGTACCCCTCTCAGTGTTCGTGGGAGACGTTCGGCTATGCCACCGGAGGAGGATTTAACGACAGAGACGTCGAAGGTCTGTCTCCTCTGAGGCTCTCCGGACAGCTCAACAGTCTGGGTTGTTGCGTCACCTTCCACCAAGGAGAGAGCGTCAGCATGGTCAAGCTCATAGAGCAG GCACGACACACAACCTACGGCATCCGCAAGTGCTTCcttttcctgctgcagtgtcaGCTCAGTCTGGTCGTCATCCAG TTCTTAGCCTGTCTAGCTCAACTTCCTCCTCCCATGAACACCACTGATATCCTCTGGTTGTCCTGCTTCAGCTGCCCGCTGCTAAG TGTGTCATTTTTGGGGAAGCCACCAGACAGTTCAGTCATGACGGTTGCCACGGGGAAGAACCTAGATGCAATTCCAAGGAAG ACCCAGAACTACTTCCTTGGCTGTTTCCTGTTGAAGTTCGGCCTGACAGTGTGTGCCTACCTGGTAGCCTTCGGGTTCACCCTGCATCAGCTCTGCATCAGAGGCAACTCCATCTTAGCTGACAACTCCACCTTAGCTGACAACACCACCGTCAACTGCCTTTATATACCCAG CTCTTCGGACGACGCTCCTCGCTGGTTCAGTGAGCTGTCCAATGGCCTGCTGCTGACTCAGAAGGTCATGGCAGGGTTCCTTGTCTTACACACAG TGGTGATCTCCCTCAGCTACGTCCACCGCTCTCAGCCTCTGTGGAGAAAGAGTCCCCTCAGAAATACCTGGTGGTGTCTCACTGTCCCTGTGGT ACTGCTCAGCCAGATTGTTCAGGCCACAGTGGATTACCAGTTGTGGCGCGACCGGGGCAGCCTCCTGACCTTTCACCTGGCTGACATACCCCTGCTGGCCTGGCTGCTGGTCTCTCTGTCCccgctggtggtggtgttggtcaACGAAGTGGTGAAGCTACACGAGATACG GGTGCGAGTTCGCTACCAGAAGAGACAGAAGCTGCAGTTTGAAACAAAGCTGGGGATGAATTCTCCATTCTGA
- the tmem94 gene encoding transmembrane protein 94 isoform X6, whose translation MVLKMGEGIFLRKKSSDEDAKTLGLSTGQALSKLRDQLSSLLEQHQRAAPRRASVQEQWVNSFLYHGNRHSCLHWPGAALTLLVVLGLFCCYGSQPKGSSGIEFVNAAALLLLLLLNLLLSRRQERLKRSEMVRRLKGIITQLSDYLSGCVSDLRWSPSMYPDLYTPSSPSWSLHWTYRDSHLVNLPISLLVEGDIIALRPGQEAFASLRGIKDDEHIVLEPGDLFPPFSPPPSPRGTEKRGPQSPQQHRLFRVVRTPVLDIVRNSLEMALTRPITVLDNERFTVQSVIAKRVCPVVLVAFLLVNTVRYFCDAPSLTPPCFNFFQLQLMGVLPILPLLFPVMWVLLNAFGEARVLAEFSRASPAGLELLRCVWRHFVGVLKGESQTLCYTSSLLHTLGSVTVLCTVDKQGILSWPNPSPETVLFFSGRVEPPHNSQDDLRDDLSVSSYCRMETDDDRDEAQEAEALLCLPAESSVQLGEGPEPSETSHDTARSTDTFRLRRACQPAHTRTKHHSGSNVSFSHDTEGGEDGQAQDYGMGCPEAEADDFVCDYHLEMLSLSQDQQNPASIQFDDLSWQCHLPSLKPLGLNIMLNLCNANVTQQLCRFSDHLSNMALQESHGTVLPVYVPWGLCELSRLIGFTPGARELFKQENHLALYQLPTGEKTKEFPSRRLHYFIKRQPPISHLISLFVRDSSSNNVQMLSHGSADLILEACTDFWDGTDIYPLSGSDRKKVLDFYQRACLSGYCSAFAYKPMQVSLSSQLNGKCVELASGPCLFSGVELPSTTPIKHTSCRNSWSSDEGIGEGVEREDCVQALSGQIFMGMVSSQFQARLDTVRLIDALVTACIRFVYFSMEDELRSKVFAEKMGLETGWNCHVSLTPNGDSPCDGAPNSPGHGSLHEDLNQDSRDEAEGPLLPEDCDLASFQPTDSDVPSFLEDCNRAKLPRGIHQVRPHLKNIDNVPLLVPLFTDCTPDTMCEMMKIMQENREVTCCLGSSANFRNSRLFLQSDLSIALDPLYPSQCSWETFGYATGGGFNDRDVEGLSPLRLSGQLNSLGCCVTFHQGESVSMVKLIEQARHTTYGIRKCFLFLLQCQLSLVVIQFLACLAQLPPPMNTTDILWLSCFSCPLLSVSFLGKPPDSSVMTVATGKNLDAIPRKTQNYFLGCFLLKFGLTVCAYLVAFGFTLHQLCIRGNSILADNSTLADNTTVNCLYIPSSSDDAPRWFSELSNGLLLTQKVMAGFLVLHTVVISLSYVHRSQPLWRKSPLRNTWWCLTVPVVLLSQIVQATVDYQLWRDRGSLLTFHLADIPLLAWLLVSLSPLVVVLVNEVVKLHEIRVRVRYQKRQKLQFETKLGMNSPF comes from the exons CTCAGCAGCCTGCTGGAGCAGCACCAAAGAGCTGCACCCAGACGAGCCTCTGTACAG GAACAGTGGGTGAATAGCTTCCTTTACCATGGCAACCGTCACTCCTGTCTCCATTGGCCGGGAGCTGCCCTCACTCTACTGGTGGTGCTGGGACTCTTCTGTTGCTATGGCAGCCAGCCAAAGGGCAG TTCTGGTATAGAGTTTGTGAACGCTGCAgccctactcctcctcctcctgctgaacCTGCTGCTGAGCAGACGTCAGGAGCGGCTGAAGAGGAGCGAGATGGTCCGCCGTCTCAAGGGCATCATCACACAGCTCAGCG ACTATCTGTCAGGGTGTGTGAGTGACTTGCGGTGGTCTCCATCTATGTACCCTGATCTGTACACACCCTCATCCCCATCATGGTCCCTTCACTGGACCTACCGCGACTCCCATTTGGTTAACCTGCCCATCAGTCTGCTGGTGGAAGGAGACATCATCGCTCTGAGGCCTGGCCAAGAGGCGTTCGCATCCCTCAGAGGCATTAAG GATGATGAGCACATTGTGTTGGAGCCAGGAGATTTATTCCCCCctttctcccctcctccttccccaCGGGGCACTGAGAAGAGAGGACCCCAGAGTCCCCAGCAACACCGTCTCTTCAGAGTGGTCCGGACTCCAGTACTGGACATAGTCAG gaaCAGTTTGGAGATGGCGTTGACTCGACCAATCACAGTGCTAGATAATGAGAGGTTTACAGTGCAGTCGGTTATCGCCAAGCGAGTTTGTCCAGTTGTTCTG GTGGCATTCCTGCTAGTGAACACTGTCCGCTATTTTTGTGATGCACCCAGCCTCACCCCCCCCTGCTTCAATTTCTTTCAACTTCAG TTGATGGGTGTTCTGCCCATCTTGCCCCTGCTCTTCCCCGTCATGTGGGTGCTGTTGAATGCCTTCGGAGAGGCCAGGGTCCTCGCTGAGTTCAGCCGCGCATCACCAGCTGGTCTG gagttGCTGCGTTGTGTGTGGAGACACTTTGTTGGCGTCCTGAAGGGGGAGTCTCAGACACTCTGTTATACTTCCAGCCTTTTACACACTCTGGGATCCGTCACT gtgcTGTGTACTGTGGACAAGCAGGGCATCCTGTCGTGGCCTAACCCCAGTCCAGAGACTGTGCTGTTCTTCAGTGGACGAGTGGAGCCGCCTCACAACAGCCAGGATGATCTCAGAGACGACCTGTCTGTCAGCTCCTACTGCCGAATGGAGACGGATGATGACCGcgatgag GCCCAGGAGGCGGAGGCTCTGCTCTGTCTACCAGCAGAGTCCTCAGTCCAGCTTGGGGAGGGGCCCGAGCCCAGCGAGACGTCACATGACACCGCCCGCTCGACCGACACATTCCGGCTGCGGCGCGCCTGCCAGCCTGCACACACTCGCACCAAACACCACTCTGGATCCAACGTGAGCTTCAGCCATGACACTGAGGGAGGCGAGGATGGCCAGGCCCAG GACTATGGGATGGGCTGCCCGGAGGCGGAGGCCGACGACTTTGTGTGCGACTACCACCTGGAGATGCTGAGCCTGTCGCAGGACCAGCAGAACCCGGCCAGCATCCAGTTCGACGACCTCTCCTGGCAGTGCCACCTGCCGTCCCTCAAGCCGCTGGGCCTCAACATCATGCTGAACCTGTGCAACGCCAACGTCACCCAGCAGCTCTGCCGCTTCTCCGACCACCTGTCCAACATGGCGCTGCAGGAGAGCCACGGCACCGTGCTGCCCGTCTACGTCCCCTGGGGGCTCTGCGAGCTCTCCAGGCTCATAG gaTTCACTCCTGGTGCGAGGGAGCTGTTTAAACAGGAGAACCACTTGGCACTGTACCAACTGCCAACAGGAGAGAAGACGAAGGAGTTCCCGTCCCGTCGCCTTCATTACTTCatcaaacgccagcctcccaTCTCCCACCTTATCTCCCTGTTTGTACGAGACTCTTCCTCCA ATAACGTCCAAATGCTGTCGCATGGCTCGGCCGACCTCATCCTGGAGGCCTGCACTGACTTCTGGGATGGAACTGACATCTATCCCCTCTCAGGCTCAGACAG AAAGAAGGTTCTGGACTTCTACCAGCGTGCGTGTCTGTCAGGCTACTGCTCAGCATTCGCCTACAAACCCATGCAGGTATCCTTGTCCAGCCAGCTGAATGGGAAGTGTGTGGAGTTGGCCTCCGGTCCCTGCCTCTTCTCCGGAGTGGAGCTGCCCTCCACCACCCCCATCAAACACACCTCCTGCAGGAACAGCTGGAGCTCCGACG AGGGTATAGGTGAGGGAGTGGAGCGCGAGGACTGTGTTCAGGCCCTGAGTGGGCAGATCTTCATGGGTATGGTATCGTCTCAGTTCCAGGCGAGGCTGGACACAGTCCGGCTCATCGATGCCCTGGTCACCGCTTGTATCCGGTTTGTTTACTTTTCCATGGAGGACGAGCTCCGCAGCAAG GTTTTTGCAGAGAAGATGGGTTTAGAGACAGGCTGGAACTGTCACGTCTCCTTGACTCCCAACGGAGACAGTCCCTGTGATGGAGCTCCAAACAGCCCTGGTCACGGTTCCCTTCATGAAGACCTGAACCAAG ATTCTCGGGACGAAGCAGAAGGTCCACTGCTGCCGGAGGACTGTGACCTGGCCAGTTTCCAGCCCACAGACAGTGATGTGCCCAGCTTTCTGGAGGACTGCAACAGG GCCAAGCTACCTCGTGGTATCCACCAGGTTCGTCCTCATTTGAAGAACATTGATAATGTGCCTCTTTTGGTGCCACTCTTCACTGACTGCACCCCTGACA CCATGTGTGAGATGATGAAAATCATGCAGGAGAACAGGGAGGTTACATGCTGTCTGGGAAGCTCCGCCAATTTCCGCAACAGCCGCCTGTTCCTACAGAGTGACCTCAG CATCGCTCTGGACCCTCTGTACCCCTCTCAGTGTTCGTGGGAGACGTTCGGCTATGCCACCGGAGGAGGATTTAACGACAGAGACGTCGAAGGTCTGTCTCCTCTGAGGCTCTCCGGACAGCTCAACAGTCTGGGTTGTTGCGTCACCTTCCACCAAGGAGAGAGCGTCAGCATGGTCAAGCTCATAGAGCAG GCACGACACACAACCTACGGCATCCGCAAGTGCTTCcttttcctgctgcagtgtcaGCTCAGTCTGGTCGTCATCCAG TTCTTAGCCTGTCTAGCTCAACTTCCTCCTCCCATGAACACCACTGATATCCTCTGGTTGTCCTGCTTCAGCTGCCCGCTGCTAAG TGTGTCATTTTTGGGGAAGCCACCAGACAGTTCAGTCATGACGGTTGCCACGGGGAAGAACCTAGATGCAATTCCAAGGAAG ACCCAGAACTACTTCCTTGGCTGTTTCCTGTTGAAGTTCGGCCTGACAGTGTGTGCCTACCTGGTAGCCTTCGGGTTCACCCTGCATCAGCTCTGCATCAGAGGCAACTCCATCTTAGCTGACAACTCCACCTTAGCTGACAACACCACCGTCAACTGCCTTTATATACCCAG CTCTTCGGACGACGCTCCTCGCTGGTTCAGTGAGCTGTCCAATGGCCTGCTGCTGACTCAGAAGGTCATGGCAGGGTTCCTTGTCTTACACACAG TGGTGATCTCCCTCAGCTACGTCCACCGCTCTCAGCCTCTGTGGAGAAAGAGTCCCCTCAGAAATACCTGGTGGTGTCTCACTGTCCCTGTGGT ACTGCTCAGCCAGATTGTTCAGGCCACAGTGGATTACCAGTTGTGGCGCGACCGGGGCAGCCTCCTGACCTTTCACCTGGCTGACATACCCCTGCTGGCCTGGCTGCTGGTCTCTCTGTCCccgctggtggtggtgttggtcaACGAAGTGGTGAAGCTACACGAGATACG GGTGCGAGTTCGCTACCAGAAGAGACAGAAGCTGCAGTTTGAAACAAAGCTGGGGATGAATTCTCCATTCTGA